TTCTTTCAAACCACTCTATGTATAGACAGAAAATGGCTGCTTCTCCCCTACGTGCACGAAATTAAGACAAGGCCTTAGAGCTTGTTTAAATTTTGATTTAGCCAGCGAAAACAGGGAGCGAAAGGTTCTGGCGAAGCGTTTTTTGAGTAGCGTAGCAGCGCTACGGTAAGAGAAAAAGGCGATGCCAGGTTCTTTTGATGCCTGTTTGCAGCGCAAAAGACAAATTTAAACATGCTCTTAACTTTGTTTTAACTTTCAACTGTCCCGTGTACCTTTGCACATGCCAGAAAAGATACTCATCCTAGATTTTGGGTCTCAATACACCCAGCTGATTGCCCGCCGCGTGCGCGAGTTGAACGTCTACTGTGAAATTGTCCCGTTCAACAAAATCCCGGAACTTACCCCAGACACCAAAGGCGTCATCTTGTCGGGGAGCCCTAGTTCTGTGCGGGAGGAAAATTACCCCAATCCAGGTTTGACTCCGTTTTTAGGCAACTTGCCGGTGCTGGGTGTGTGTTACGGCGCACAGCTTATGGCGCAGGAAGGCGGCGGCGAAGTGATTGCCTCTACCATTAGAGAATACGGCCGCGCCAAGCTCAACCACGTGGACCAACACAACCGCCTGTTCAAAGAAATCACCCTGGACTCGCAGGTTTGGATGAGCCACGGCGATACCATCAAGCGCATAGCCGATAATTTTGAGATCATCGCTAGCACAGAATCTGTGCAGGTGGCCGCTTATAAAGTAAAAGACCAGGAAACCTACGGCATTCAGTTTCACCCAGAAGTCACCCACTCCACCGAGGGCAAAACCTTGCTCCGGAACTTTGTGGTGCACATCTGTGAGTGTTCGCAAGATTGGACGCCGGACCAATTCATTGAAAGCACCGTAGCTGAACTCAAAGCCCAGATTGGCGATGACAAGGTAATCTTAGGCTTGTCAGGTGGCGTGGATTCCAGCGTGGCGGCCATGTTGATCCATCAGGCCATCGGCAAAAACTTGTATTGCATTTTTGTAGACAACGGCTTGCTGCGGAAGAATGAGTTTGAAGACGTGCTGCACTCTTACAAAGACATGGGCCTGAACGTGAAAGGCGTTGACGCGAAGGACTTGTTCTATTCGGCGCTAGCCGGGCTCACCGACCCAGAAGCCAAGCGTAAAGCCATTGGCAAGGTGTTCATTGACGTGTTTGACCAGGAATCACACCAGGTGGAAGACGCCAAATGGCTGGGCCAGGGCACAATTTACCCAGACGTGATTGAGTCGGTGTCCGTGAAAGGCCCGAGCGCGACCATAAAATCGCACCACAACGTGGGTGGTCTGCCAGATTACATGAAACTGAAAGTGGTGGAACCGCTCAAGACTTTGTTTAAAGACGAAGTTAGGTTAGTGGGCAAGACCCTGGGCATTGCTGATACTATCATCGGGCGGCATCCGTTCCCGGGTCCGGGCTTGGCCATCAGAATCTTAGGCGACATTACCCCGGAGAAAGTAGCCATTCTGCAGGAAGTAGATCACATCTTCATTTCTTCGTTGAAAAAAACGGGCTTGTATGACCAGGTGTGGCAGGCGGGCGCTATGCTGTTGCCTATCCAGAGCGTAGGCGTAATGGGCGATGAGCGCACCTATGAACGCGTGGTGGCCCTCAGAGCCGTGTCCAGTATTGACGGCATGACCGCCGATTGGTGCCACTTGCCGTATGAGTTCCTGGCCGATGTCTCCAACGAGATTATCAACAAGGTGCGCGGCGTGAACCGCGTAGTCTATGACATCAGCTCCAAACCACCCGCTACCATTGAGTGGGAATAATTCCGTTTTCGGGCTCTATTTCTGAAATACATGAAAAAACGACTTGTAGTATCATTAGTGGCGGGCGTTTGTCTGGGCTTGCAGGTGCAGGCCCAGACAAACGCTGACCTTAACACGCGCCTGGAGAACGGCCGCCTGTTGGTGGAGCAGCAGAAATATGAGTTGGCCATGGCTGAGCTGTTGCCCATCACGGCAGCGGCCACCGGCAAAACCTATGCACCCAACGCCGCTTTTCTATACAGTGTGGCCGCCACCCGCCAGAAGAAGTGGACCGAAGCCGATAAAATGCTCACGCAACTGACCACCGACCACCCCACCTGGCCGGGCTTGGCAGATGCGCAATATTTGCACGGGCAAGTATTGTTCGAGAAAAAGGAATATTTGCGGGCGCTCAATGCCTTGGCTCCTATTCAAGACGCAAGGCTGCAAGCCGAGGCGGCCAATATGAAACGCCATTACGCCCTGCAACTCACAGACAAAGGCACGTTTCAGTATTTGCTCCGGCAGTTTCCGCAAGACGCTACCCTGGCCAAAGCCTACGCCGACAAGTTGGTGGGCGGCTGGTTCACCGAGCAGGACAGGCCACAGTTGGAAAGCCTGGTTCGACAGTTCAACTTAGACAGAAGCTACCTCCAGCGCACGGCGGCCATCAAAAAGAATGAATACAACGTGGCAGTGCTGCTGCCATTCAATCTGCCGGCCCAGGGCGTGCGGGTAGACAAGAAAAACCTGTACGTCACGGACTTTTACGCTGGCATGCTGGCGGCGCAGGACTCCTTGCAGAAACAAGGAATTCGGGTGAATCTTTTCCCTTATGACACCGGCAATGACACTGCGCAGGTAAGACAGGTCATGAATTTGCTCGAAATGAGCACCATGGACGTGGTGGTGGGCCCCATTTTTAAAGGAAGCAGTGCCTTTGCCGCCAAAATTGCTCAGCAGCGCAACCTGAACATGGTTAATCCATTCTCAGATGACCTGGACATTGTAAAAGGCAACCCCTATCTGTATTTGATGGAAGCGTCTTTGGCCACCCAAGGGCAACGTGCCGCTACTTACGCTTACCAGACCTTCGCTAAAAAGACGGCGGTTTTGGTGTATGACAGCGAAAAAAATGACACCACCTTTGCCGGCAATTTCAGGAGAACCTACACTGCGTTGGGCGGAAAAGTGACGGCGGACAAAATAAACTCCAAGACGTCTGGCAGC
This region of Rufibacter sp. LB8 genomic DNA includes:
- the guaA gene encoding glutamine-hydrolyzing GMP synthase; translation: MPEKILILDFGSQYTQLIARRVRELNVYCEIVPFNKIPELTPDTKGVILSGSPSSVREENYPNPGLTPFLGNLPVLGVCYGAQLMAQEGGGEVIASTIREYGRAKLNHVDQHNRLFKEITLDSQVWMSHGDTIKRIADNFEIIASTESVQVAAYKVKDQETYGIQFHPEVTHSTEGKTLLRNFVVHICECSQDWTPDQFIESTVAELKAQIGDDKVILGLSGGVDSSVAAMLIHQAIGKNLYCIFVDNGLLRKNEFEDVLHSYKDMGLNVKGVDAKDLFYSALAGLTDPEAKRKAIGKVFIDVFDQESHQVEDAKWLGQGTIYPDVIESVSVKGPSATIKSHHNVGGLPDYMKLKVVEPLKTLFKDEVRLVGKTLGIADTIIGRHPFPGPGLAIRILGDITPEKVAILQEVDHIFISSLKKTGLYDQVWQAGAMLLPIQSVGVMGDERTYERVVALRAVSSIDGMTADWCHLPYEFLADVSNEIINKVRGVNRVVYDISSKPPATIEWE
- a CDS encoding ABC transporter substrate-binding protein, translating into MKKRLVVSLVAGVCLGLQVQAQTNADLNTRLENGRLLVEQQKYELAMAELLPITAAATGKTYAPNAAFLYSVAATRQKKWTEADKMLTQLTTDHPTWPGLADAQYLHGQVLFEKKEYLRALNALAPIQDARLQAEAANMKRHYALQLTDKGTFQYLLRQFPQDATLAKAYADKLVGGWFTEQDRPQLESLVRQFNLDRSYLQRTAAIKKNEYNVAVLLPFNLPAQGVRVDKKNLYVTDFYAGMLAAQDSLQKQGIRVNLFPYDTGNDTAQVRQVMNLLEMSTMDVVVGPIFKGSSAFAAKIAQQRNLNMVNPFSDDLDIVKGNPYLYLMEASLATQGQRAATYAYQTFAKKTAVLVYDSEKNDTTFAGNFRRTYTALGGKVTADKINSKTSGSVSGALGGVNLKDLGVLVVQSTANNVASSTVSFLEQRASKVPVLVPQTWLENNQLSFPQLDFLEMYFMAPKYVDPENPAMQSFKNAYTMKYNLPPSSFTYSGFELVNYFGRQLHEKGYAAPLKLGTVQQGVFYQGLGFQHTSGKLAQDNQYLPILKLENNRLLVVNPIF